A region from the Nonlabens sp. YIK11 genome encodes:
- a CDS encoding hydroxymethylglutaryl-CoA lyase, producing the protein MDAVKIIECPRDAMQGIKDMIPTATKVQYLQSLLRCGFDTIDFGSFVSPKAIPQMVDTAEVLAQLDLSKTDSKLLAIVANLRGAQDACEHPEIDYLGYPFSISENFQMRNTHKTIAQSVELLQEILDLAFAKAKKVVVYISMGFGNPYGDPWNVEIVGEWTEKLSTMGVEILSLSDTVGTSDPESIDYLFSNLIPKYPKIEFGAHLHTTPNKWHEKIDAAYKAGCRRFDGAIQGFGGCPMAKDELTGNMPTEKMVSYFNAAKANCNVNAMPFESSYNEATKIFRQYH; encoded by the coding sequence ATGGATGCAGTAAAAATTATAGAATGTCCACGTGATGCGATGCAGGGAATCAAGGACATGATTCCCACGGCCACTAAGGTTCAATACCTGCAATCGCTGTTGCGATGCGGCTTTGATACCATAGATTTTGGCAGTTTTGTGTCGCCTAAGGCGATTCCTCAAATGGTCGACACCGCTGAGGTTTTGGCACAGCTGGACCTGTCAAAAACCGATTCAAAACTTCTCGCCATCGTTGCAAATTTGCGTGGTGCACAAGATGCTTGTGAGCATCCAGAGATTGACTACTTAGGGTATCCTTTTTCTATATCTGAGAATTTCCAGATGCGTAATACGCACAAGACCATTGCTCAGTCCGTAGAGTTGTTGCAGGAAATTTTAGATCTCGCTTTCGCGAAAGCGAAAAAAGTGGTCGTCTATATATCCATGGGATTCGGTAATCCTTACGGTGATCCTTGGAATGTAGAGATAGTTGGCGAATGGACTGAAAAGTTAAGCACCATGGGCGTTGAGATCTTGTCGTTATCAGACACTGTGGGAACCTCAGATCCAGAATCCATCGACTATTTGTTTTCGAATTTGATTCCTAAATATCCGAAGATCGAATTTGGTGCTCATTTACACACAACGCCCAATAAGTGGCATGAGAAAATAGATGCCGCCTACAAAGCGGGCTGCCGCAGATTTGACGGCGCGATCCAAGGATTTGGTGGTTGTCCTATGGCTAAAGATGAACTTACAGGCAATATGCCAACCGAGAAAATGGTAAGCTATTTTAATGCTGCAAAAGCCAACTGCAACGTCAACGCCATGCCTTTTGAGAGCAGTTATAATGAAGCCACTAAAATTTTTAGGCAGTATCACTAA
- a CDS encoding bifunctional alpha,alpha-trehalose-phosphate synthase (UDP-forming)/trehalose-phosphatase codes for MSKTIIVSNRLPLQLSIEDGKVSSEPSVGGLATGLKSVHRDSNGLWIGWTGLTVEETPQELESDIEKAVQNQQCAAVELTQSDMDGFYYGFSNRTIWPLYHYFMEYAEFDSENWEIYKSVNQKFADVVLENLEEGDNVWVHDYQLMLLPQLIKEKRPDVSIGFFLHIPFPSYEVFRTLPWRDQILKGLLGADLLGFHTYDYERHFLSSVSRILGHEVSFNEITYKDRHIKVDSFPMGIDYEKFHAFAKANYEQTDKTQSELQRRLDLHATATPDAKMILSIDRLDYTKGIANRLRAFEHFLEKYPDYTEKVRLVMLAVPSRSNVPQYQVLKKEIDELVGRINGKFSTVSWTPVWYFYRSMPFNNLIDLYTSCDVALITPIRDGMNLVAKEYIATRIDRTGVLILSEMAGASKEMNEALLINPNDINLIADTIKDALEMPEEEQKKRNKFMQKRLERYNVEKWASDFMTKLDSVKSTQSVAKATFLNEKQETEILERFKKANKRIFFLDYDGTLRGFVNNPGDAKPDQALLEMVEDLQSNEKNEVVVISGRDSVTLGEWFKDVPVTLIAEHGVLKKYYGKDWELTETMNNDWVPTIQPVMQNYVDRTPGTFIEEKNYSLAWHYRKADPELGEQRANDLSNVIRELTSNHGLSVLSGNKVIEIKSSNVHKGKASNNHILNKNYDFIFCIGDDWTDEFMFQDLPEDAVTVKVGVASTAARYYVDDTDHVRKVLTKFRQASS; via the coding sequence ATGAGCAAAACTATCATCGTATCCAACAGATTACCCTTGCAACTCTCTATTGAAGATGGCAAGGTAAGTTCAGAACCCAGCGTTGGCGGGCTGGCCACAGGCCTTAAGTCGGTACATCGAGACAGCAACGGCTTATGGATAGGTTGGACAGGACTCACGGTAGAAGAAACGCCACAAGAGCTGGAAAGTGATATTGAAAAAGCAGTTCAAAACCAACAATGTGCTGCAGTAGAGTTGACACAGTCAGATATGGATGGTTTTTACTACGGTTTTAGTAACCGTACCATCTGGCCACTCTATCACTATTTTATGGAATATGCAGAATTTGATAGCGAAAACTGGGAAATCTATAAAAGCGTCAATCAAAAGTTTGCCGATGTTGTTCTGGAAAATCTGGAAGAAGGTGACAACGTCTGGGTACATGATTACCAGTTGATGTTACTGCCACAATTGATCAAGGAAAAGCGGCCAGACGTGTCCATAGGATTCTTTTTGCACATACCATTTCCATCTTATGAGGTTTTCAGGACACTGCCATGGCGTGACCAGATCTTGAAGGGACTTTTGGGCGCAGACTTGTTGGGCTTTCATACCTATGATTATGAACGCCACTTTTTGAGCTCAGTAAGCAGGATCTTGGGGCACGAGGTAAGTTTTAATGAGATTACTTATAAGGACCGTCACATCAAGGTAGACAGTTTCCCTATGGGAATCGATTATGAGAAGTTTCACGCTTTCGCGAAAGCGAACTACGAACAAACAGACAAGACGCAAAGTGAACTACAGCGTCGCCTAGACCTCCATGCAACGGCCACTCCAGATGCCAAAATGATTCTGTCCATTGATAGACTGGATTATACCAAGGGAATTGCAAACAGGCTTAGGGCTTTTGAACACTTCCTGGAGAAATATCCTGATTATACAGAAAAGGTAAGGCTCGTGATGCTGGCGGTTCCCAGCCGTTCCAACGTTCCCCAATACCAAGTACTTAAAAAAGAAATCGACGAGCTGGTAGGACGCATCAATGGGAAGTTCTCAACCGTGAGTTGGACACCAGTATGGTATTTCTACAGGTCCATGCCGTTTAATAATTTAATTGATTTGTACACCTCTTGTGACGTGGCTCTTATCACGCCTATACGTGACGGAATGAATCTGGTGGCCAAGGAATACATCGCCACGCGCATCGATCGTACAGGTGTGCTTATTTTGTCAGAAATGGCTGGTGCCTCTAAAGAGATGAATGAGGCGTTGCTCATCAATCCAAACGATATCAACCTAATTGCAGACACGATCAAAGACGCGCTTGAAATGCCAGAAGAAGAGCAGAAAAAGCGCAACAAATTCATGCAAAAGCGACTGGAACGCTATAATGTAGAAAAATGGGCTAGCGATTTTATGACCAAATTGGATTCCGTGAAGAGTACACAGTCCGTTGCTAAAGCGACCTTTCTTAACGAGAAACAAGAAACGGAAATTCTAGAACGGTTCAAAAAAGCCAACAAGCGTATTTTCTTCTTGGATTATGACGGTACCTTGAGAGGCTTTGTCAATAATCCAGGAGATGCAAAACCAGATCAAGCGTTGCTTGAAATGGTTGAAGATCTACAATCCAATGAAAAGAATGAAGTCGTGGTGATAAGCGGTCGTGATTCCGTCACGCTAGGAGAATGGTTCAAGGATGTACCAGTAACCTTGATTGCAGAACATGGCGTACTTAAAAAATACTACGGTAAGGATTGGGAATTGACAGAAACCATGAACAATGATTGGGTACCTACCATTCAGCCTGTGATGCAAAATTATGTGGATCGCACGCCAGGAACTTTTATAGAAGAAAAAAACTACTCGCTGGCATGGCATTATCGCAAGGCAGATCCAGAACTAGGTGAGCAGCGGGCAAACGATTTATCTAACGTGATAAGAGAGCTGACCAGCAATCATGGTCTTAGTGTGCTGTCCGGTAACAAAGTTATCGAGATCAAGAGCAGCAATGTGCATAAGGGCAAGGCGTCCAATAACCACATTCTTAATAAAAACTATGATTTCATCTTTTGTATAGGCGATGACTGGACCGACGAGTTCATGTTCCAAGACCTGCCAGAAGATGCCGTAACCGTTAAAGTAGGTGTCGCCAGCACGGCTGCCCGTTATTACGTAGATGATACAGACCATGTGCGCAAGGTGTTGACTAAATTTAGGCAAGCATCATCATAA
- a CDS encoding glycoside hydrolase family 15 protein, with protein MENLNYGIIGNCKSAALVSQTGSIDWCCLPIFDSASVFAKILDDEKGGSLSFKVADDYTIEQEYLWQTNILSTTFDNGTDAFQVIDFMPRYPHQDGSFYSPPDIVRFIRLIKGTPQFQVQYDPKLKYALGKTETEEEGEYIHSKTTEGEYESVFLYSDLKLQDIIDQNTITLDSNAFLLLSYHEKLTAQTLDRAYLKFQRTKTYWMNWSERTTRYPLYQEEIVRSALTLKALTFEKTGAVLAAATTSLPETIGEVRNWDYRFCWIRDASMVIRVIAGLGHMKSARKFLQFIVNTIPEKDEKIQIMYGINGEKDLTEEFLDHLSGYKDSSPVRIGNAAYIQKQNDIYGILMEVIYQQFVQFETSLENSEELWTIIKSVTSIVNQHWQEPDKGIWELRTEDRHFVFSKLLCWVAMDRAIKISEILGRVKYLKEWRQLRSEIHDDIYNNGWNEEVQAYTQSYGSKDLDASTLLMQQYGFIQADDPRFISTVQATEKELCNDGLMYRYKNNDDFGEPSSSFTICTFWLIDSLHKIGETEKARAYFDQLLSYSNHLGLFSEDIDFKTKRLLGNFPQAYSHLALIETAINFSKEFTKA; from the coding sequence ATGGAGAACCTGAATTACGGAATTATTGGAAATTGTAAGAGTGCGGCACTGGTATCTCAAACAGGATCCATCGACTGGTGTTGCCTGCCCATTTTTGATAGTGCCTCTGTTTTTGCCAAAATTCTAGACGATGAAAAAGGTGGTAGTCTTTCTTTTAAAGTAGCTGACGATTATACCATCGAGCAGGAATATTTATGGCAAACCAATATCTTGAGTACGACCTTTGACAATGGTACAGACGCCTTTCAAGTCATTGATTTTATGCCTAGGTATCCACATCAGGATGGTAGTTTCTATTCACCACCAGATATTGTACGATTTATAAGGCTGATCAAGGGAACACCGCAGTTTCAAGTTCAGTACGACCCTAAATTGAAATACGCCCTAGGCAAAACGGAAACCGAAGAAGAAGGAGAATACATCCATAGCAAAACCACAGAAGGTGAATATGAATCTGTCTTTCTATACAGCGATCTAAAACTTCAAGATATTATTGATCAAAACACGATCACTCTAGATTCCAATGCCTTCTTACTGCTGTCTTACCATGAAAAACTAACGGCTCAAACGCTGGATCGCGCCTATTTAAAGTTTCAACGTACCAAAACCTACTGGATGAACTGGAGCGAGCGTACGACTCGCTATCCTTTATACCAAGAAGAGATTGTACGCAGCGCACTAACGCTTAAAGCACTAACTTTTGAGAAGACAGGTGCCGTGCTCGCAGCAGCGACCACCAGTTTACCAGAAACCATTGGTGAGGTAAGAAACTGGGATTACCGTTTTTGCTGGATACGTGATGCCTCAATGGTCATACGCGTTATAGCTGGATTGGGACACATGAAATCTGCCCGCAAGTTCCTTCAGTTTATCGTCAACACCATACCAGAAAAAGACGAAAAGATACAGATCATGTACGGTATCAACGGCGAGAAAGACCTGACCGAAGAATTTCTGGACCATCTTTCTGGCTACAAAGACTCGAGTCCAGTTCGTATTGGAAATGCTGCCTACATCCAGAAACAAAATGACATCTATGGCATCCTCATGGAAGTTATCTACCAGCAGTTTGTTCAATTTGAGACAAGTCTGGAGAATAGCGAGGAACTGTGGACCATCATCAAAAGTGTGACCTCTATTGTCAATCAGCACTGGCAAGAGCCAGACAAAGGCATCTGGGAATTGCGTACTGAAGATCGCCATTTTGTATTCTCAAAACTGTTGTGCTGGGTAGCGATGGATCGCGCGATCAAAATAAGCGAGATTTTGGGACGCGTCAAATACTTGAAAGAATGGCGACAGTTGCGCAGCGAGATCCACGACGACATCTATAACAATGGATGGAATGAAGAAGTGCAAGCCTACACGCAATCCTATGGCTCTAAAGACCTGGACGCTTCCACATTACTCATGCAGCAATATGGTTTTATACAGGCAGATGACCCAAGATTTATAAGCACCGTTCAGGCTACCGAAAAAGAATTATGCAACGATGGTTTGATGTATAGGTATAAGAATAATGATGATTTTGGAGAGCCCAGCTCCAGCTTTACGATTTGTACGTTTTGGTTGATCGACAGCCTGCATAAAATAGGTGAAACCGAAAAAGCTAGAGCATACTTTGACCAATTGCTTTCTTACAGCAATCATTTGGGATTATTTAGTGAGGATATTGATTTCAAGACCAAGAGACTATTGGGGAACTTCCCGCAGGCATACTCGCATCTGGCGTTGATTGAGACGGCGATTAATTTTAGTAAAGAATTTACAAAAGCTTGA
- a CDS encoding LysE family translocator, whose translation MLESCIAFSLAAFLLAISPGPDNIFVLTQSVARGARYGIAVASGLITGCIFHTSLVALGFAVILRDNEWLLLLIKIFGAIYLLFLAYKVYQSDGSIHLEENTTNHQSWWKLYRVGITMNLLNPKVTLFFLALLPQFVVPGAMEEWIQIYILGGIFMLVSLITFYLIAFLGGSVARFIRSSSWFGPAMKWTQIIVFVGIAVVIFVID comes from the coding sequence ATGCTTGAATCCTGCATCGCCTTTTCCCTCGCGGCTTTCCTGCTGGCCATCTCGCCAGGACCCGACAATATTTTCGTCCTCACACAATCTGTCGCTCGAGGCGCTAGGTATGGCATTGCCGTAGCCAGTGGTTTAATTACAGGCTGCATCTTCCACACGTCATTAGTTGCATTAGGATTTGCAGTGATTTTGCGGGATAATGAATGGCTGTTGTTGCTTATTAAAATCTTCGGAGCGATCTATTTGCTGTTCTTGGCCTACAAAGTCTATCAATCGGATGGGTCTATTCATTTAGAAGAGAACACTACAAACCATCAAAGCTGGTGGAAGCTATACCGAGTAGGCATCACCATGAATTTGTTGAATCCCAAAGTGACTTTATTCTTCTTGGCTTTGCTGCCACAGTTTGTAGTTCCTGGCGCTATGGAAGAATGGATACAGATCTATATTTTGGGCGGAATCTTTATGCTGGTATCGCTGATTACTTTTTACCTGATCGCCTTTTTAGGTGGCAGCGTGGCTCGATTTATACGATCTTCCAGCTGGTTTGGTCCAGCGATGAAGTGGACTCAGATTATTGTTTTTGTAGGTATTGCGGTGGTGATATTTGTTATAGATTAG
- a CDS encoding quinone-dependent dihydroorotate dehydrogenase — MYKSVIRPLLFRFDPEGVHHFSFKAIKLLSKVPGFSSLSRKRYKLQHPALKRNLFGLEFENPVGMAAGFDKDAKAFAEFSNLGFGFIEIGTLTPKPQEGNPKQRLFRLKDDAAIVNRMGFNNGGVDAAVERLKQNSVTSTPLSDQHLEASTSVAERSRSHRSQSHILIGGNIGKNKVTPNENAVDDYIICFNKLFDHVDYFTVNVSSPNTPGLRELQDRKPLTHILQTLQDLNNAKPTRKPILLKIAPDLTDDQLMDIIGIVEDTNIDGVIATNTTIERKDLKSDFNLQKEAGGLSGAPLSNRATEVISFLHQKSKGAFPIIGVGGIMTAQDAIDKFKAGASLVQLYTGFVYEGPALVRDINREILKQGL; from the coding sequence ATGTACAAATCCGTCATACGACCGCTATTATTTCGCTTCGATCCAGAAGGTGTGCACCACTTTTCATTTAAGGCGATCAAATTATTGAGCAAGGTGCCTGGTTTTAGTTCGCTTTCGCGAAAGCGATACAAACTTCAACATCCTGCATTAAAAAGAAATCTATTTGGCCTCGAGTTTGAGAATCCTGTAGGAATGGCTGCGGGATTTGATAAGGATGCCAAAGCATTTGCAGAGTTTTCCAACCTTGGTTTTGGATTCATAGAAATAGGAACGCTCACGCCAAAACCCCAAGAAGGAAACCCCAAACAACGATTATTTAGACTTAAGGACGATGCAGCCATCGTCAACCGAATGGGATTCAATAATGGTGGCGTAGATGCTGCTGTAGAGCGGTTGAAGCAAAACTCGGTCACTTCGACTCCGCTCAGTGACCAGCATCTGGAGGCTTCGACTTCGGTGGCTGAGCGAAGTCGAAGCCACCGAAGTCAAAGCCATATCCTGATAGGTGGCAACATTGGAAAAAATAAAGTCACACCCAATGAAAATGCGGTGGACGACTACATTATTTGTTTCAATAAGTTGTTTGATCACGTGGACTATTTTACGGTCAATGTGAGTTCGCCCAACACGCCTGGATTGCGCGAGTTGCAAGACCGCAAGCCGCTCACGCACATTTTGCAAACCTTGCAAGATTTAAACAATGCAAAACCAACTCGCAAGCCGATTCTCCTCAAAATAGCTCCAGATCTGACCGATGATCAATTGATGGACATTATCGGGATTGTTGAAGATACCAATATCGATGGCGTGATTGCCACAAACACAACAATCGAGCGAAAGGACCTAAAAAGTGACTTCAACCTACAAAAAGAAGCTGGCGGCTTGAGCGGCGCACCACTTAGCAATCGCGCGACTGAGGTGATTTCATTCCTACATCAAAAAAGTAAAGGCGCTTTTCCTATTATAGGAGTAGGCGGTATCATGACGGCACAAGATGCGATCGATAAATTTAAAGCAGGCGCCAGTCTGGTACAGTTGTACACGGGTTTTGTTTATGAAGGACCGGCGTTGGTACGTGATATTAACAGAGAGATTTTGAAACAAGGCCTTTAA
- the lpdA gene encoding dihydrolipoyl dehydrogenase: MSKYDVIVLGSGPGGYVTAIRASQLGMKVAIVEKESLGGVCLNWGCIPTKALIKSADVFNYLNHAEDYGLKVSGADKDFSAVVKRSRDVAEGMSKGVQFLMKKNKIDVIMGYGTLKKGKKIEVKAEDGSTSTVEANHIIIATGAKSRTLPSLPQDGKKVIGYREAMTLESQPKKMIIVGSGAIGVEFAYFYNSMGTEVTIVEYLDRIVPVEDVDVSKQMERSFKKTGINIMTSSEVTGVDTSGDGVKATVKTKKGEEILEADIVLSAVGIETNIKNIGLEEVGISTDRGKVLVNDWYQTNIPGYYAIGDITAGPALAHVASAEGILCVEKIADMHVEPLDYGNIPGCTYSTPEIASVGLTEAQAKEAGYDIKVGKFPFSASGKASASGAKDGFVKVIFDAKYGEWLGCHMIGAGVTDMIAEAVLGRKLETTGHEVLKAVHPHPTMSEAVMEAVADAYGEVIHL; this comes from the coding sequence ATGAGTAAATATGATGTAATCGTTTTGGGTAGTGGTCCTGGAGGCTATGTGACTGCCATTCGCGCTTCCCAACTGGGAATGAAAGTAGCGATCGTAGAGAAAGAAAGTCTAGGTGGTGTGTGTTTGAACTGGGGTTGTATTCCTACCAAAGCGCTTATAAAAAGTGCCGATGTTTTTAATTACTTAAACCATGCCGAGGATTACGGATTGAAAGTCTCTGGCGCCGATAAAGATTTTAGTGCGGTTGTAAAACGTTCTCGTGATGTAGCTGAAGGTATGAGCAAAGGCGTGCAGTTCTTGATGAAGAAGAACAAGATCGACGTCATCATGGGCTATGGAACGCTTAAAAAAGGAAAGAAAATTGAAGTAAAGGCAGAAGATGGTTCTACATCCACTGTAGAAGCTAATCATATCATTATCGCCACTGGTGCAAAATCCAGAACCTTGCCTTCCTTGCCGCAAGATGGCAAGAAAGTCATAGGTTATCGCGAGGCGATGACGCTGGAAAGCCAGCCTAAGAAAATGATCATCGTAGGTTCTGGCGCCATAGGCGTTGAGTTTGCGTATTTCTACAACTCCATGGGAACTGAGGTGACTATTGTAGAATATCTAGATCGTATCGTTCCTGTAGAAGATGTTGATGTATCCAAGCAAATGGAGCGCAGCTTCAAGAAAACAGGTATCAATATCATGACCTCTAGTGAGGTAACGGGCGTCGACACGAGCGGCGATGGCGTAAAAGCTACCGTTAAAACCAAAAAAGGAGAAGAAATTCTTGAAGCAGATATTGTTTTAAGTGCCGTTGGTATTGAAACCAACATTAAAAATATAGGACTTGAAGAAGTAGGAATCTCTACAGATCGTGGTAAAGTATTAGTCAACGATTGGTACCAAACGAATATCCCAGGTTATTATGCCATAGGTGACATCACTGCTGGTCCAGCACTGGCTCACGTTGCAAGTGCCGAAGGTATTTTGTGTGTAGAGAAAATCGCTGACATGCACGTGGAGCCATTGGATTACGGAAACATCCCAGGATGTACCTACTCTACTCCAGAGATTGCCAGTGTAGGTTTAACGGAGGCACAAGCTAAGGAAGCTGGATATGATATCAAGGTTGGTAAATTCCCATTTAGTGCATCAGGTAAAGCAAGTGCTTCTGGAGCCAAGGATGGTTTTGTAAAAGTGATCTTTGATGCCAAGTATGGTGAATGGTTAGGCTGTCACATGATAGGTGCTGGTGTTACTGACATGATTGCCGAGGCCGTCCTAGGTCGTAAACTAGAAACTACCGGTCACGAAGTGCTTAAAGCAGTACATCCACACCCAACGATGAGTGAAGCGGTGATGGAAGCCGTAGCAGATGCATATGGTGAGGTGATCCACTTGTAG
- a CDS encoding NINE protein, with translation MKFKLTLALMSIFMLVGSYSYASFPVERQTVTTVNATTNVEETETVLSSPAAVDWSEDQTIAFVLWIIPITGFLAGHRWFLGSPWYWNLAFILTGGFFLVGWIIDGIDIITGRYPGL, from the coding sequence ATGAAATTCAAACTTACTCTTGCCTTGATGAGCATTTTCATGCTTGTAGGCTCTTACAGCTACGCATCTTTTCCAGTAGAGCGTCAAACAGTAACCACTGTAAACGCTACCACTAATGTAGAAGAAACAGAAACAGTACTAAGTTCACCAGCTGCCGTGGACTGGTCAGAAGATCAAACTATCGCTTTTGTTCTTTGGATCATTCCTATCACAGGATTTTTAGCTGGTCACCGTTGGTTCTTAGGTAGTCCATGGTATTGGAACCTTGCCTTTATCCTAACTGGTGGATTCTTCCTAGTAGGATGGATTATTGATGGTATCGATATTATAACAGGAAGATATCCTGGTCTATAA
- the aroQ gene encoding type II 3-dehydroquinate dehydratase, with amino-acid sequence MKILIINGPNLNLLGKRQPEIYGSVTFDQYFADLQFHFKEIELASYQSNVEGELINRLHEAQDEDYDGIVLNPGAYTHTSLALADAVSSIETPVVEIHISNVMDREQIRHISYISKNAAGVVSGFGLDGYKLAIQSFANLRNQ; translated from the coding sequence ATGAAAATACTCATCATCAATGGTCCTAATCTCAACCTGCTGGGCAAGCGCCAGCCAGAGATTTATGGATCTGTGACGTTTGATCAATACTTTGCAGATCTCCAGTTTCATTTTAAGGAAATTGAACTGGCCAGCTACCAATCCAATGTAGAAGGTGAGTTGATCAATAGATTACATGAGGCGCAGGATGAAGACTACGATGGTATTGTCCTAAATCCTGGAGCTTATACGCATACCTCACTAGCACTGGCAGATGCGGTATCATCCATAGAAACACCTGTGGTAGAGATCCATATTTCAAATGTCATGGACCGTGAGCAGATCAGGCACATTTCCTACATTTCAAAGAATGCGGCTGGAGTTGTTTCTGGTTTTGGCCTTGATGGCTATAAATTGGCGATTCAATCCTTTGCAAACCTTAGGAATCAGTAA
- a CDS encoding porin family protein translates to MKKVLAIAVIALGSIGFAQAQEIDFGVQVGYNIANLQGDDVEDVDARNGINVGITGEYEFGPSFGLLVGAIYSQQGAEGVNAFGQDVTLKLDYINVPVLAKFYLGGSGFSIDAGPQIGFVVKDESEITDGVLTGTTTDYDAESIDLSVGGGLTYKFREGTVLEGLSLGGRYMVGVSNIYEDDSTLDDDITNQVFSINLGYKF, encoded by the coding sequence ATGAAAAAAGTATTAGCAATTGCAGTAATCGCATTAGGATCCATAGGCTTTGCTCAGGCACAGGAAATTGATTTTGGTGTACAAGTAGGATACAATATCGCAAACCTTCAAGGTGACGACGTAGAAGATGTCGATGCTCGTAATGGTATCAATGTAGGTATTACTGGAGAGTATGAATTCGGTCCAAGTTTTGGTCTTTTAGTAGGAGCTATTTACTCTCAACAAGGAGCAGAAGGAGTCAATGCGTTTGGACAAGATGTTACTTTAAAATTAGATTATATCAATGTTCCAGTTTTAGCTAAGTTCTACTTAGGTGGTTCTGGTTTCTCTATTGATGCTGGTCCACAAATAGGTTTTGTTGTCAAAGATGAGTCAGAGATAACTGATGGTGTGCTAACGGGAACTACGACAGATTATGATGCCGAATCTATTGACTTAAGTGTTGGTGGTGGTTTAACTTACAAGTTTAGAGAGGGAACGGTTTTAGAAGGTCTATCTTTAGGCGGTAGATACATGGTAGGTGTTTCTAACATTTATGAGGATGATAGTACTTTAGATGATGATATCACTAATCAAGTATTTTCTATCAACCTAGGATACAAGTTCTAG
- the xerD gene encoding site-specific tyrosine recombinase XerD gives MNWEKHIHDFKLYLKLERGLSNNTIKAYVRDLNKLAHWVTDQELLKSPITLDTKDVKDYIHHIAGEVKPTTQARTISSLKGFFNYLQMEDYRMDNPTEVIETPRTGRRLPDTLSVQEIDRLINAIDRSTPHGERNRAILETLYACGLRVSELTALKISDLYFEEGVILVTGKGDKQRYVPIGDATISIINDYIELIRSHVPVQPQHTDTLFLNRRGNGLTRAMIFTIIKDLKIIAGIKKKISPHTFRHSFATHLLENGADLRSIQAMLGHESITTTEIYVHVNRTYLKEVLEKFHPRASY, from the coding sequence ATGAACTGGGAAAAGCACATCCACGATTTTAAATTGTATCTCAAGCTAGAACGTGGCTTATCCAATAACACGATTAAAGCCTATGTTAGAGACCTTAATAAGCTTGCACATTGGGTGACAGATCAAGAGCTATTAAAAAGTCCTATAACTCTAGACACTAAGGATGTCAAGGATTATATACATCACATCGCTGGTGAAGTAAAGCCTACCACTCAAGCCAGAACCATAAGCAGTCTCAAAGGCTTTTTCAATTATCTACAAATGGAAGATTACCGTATGGATAATCCCACTGAAGTTATTGAAACACCACGAACAGGCCGGCGATTGCCTGACACCTTAAGCGTTCAGGAAATAGACCGTTTGATCAATGCGATCGATCGATCCACGCCACATGGTGAGCGCAACCGTGCTATTTTAGAAACGCTCTATGCATGTGGTTTGCGCGTTTCAGAACTTACTGCTTTGAAGATAAGCGATCTGTATTTTGAAGAAGGCGTCATACTGGTTACCGGTAAAGGCGATAAGCAACGCTACGTTCCCATAGGCGACGCAACCATTTCTATAATTAACGACTATATCGAGCTCATACGCAGTCATGTGCCAGTGCAACCTCAACATACAGACACTTTGTTTCTCAATCGGCGTGGTAACGGCCTGACAAGGGCGATGATTTTCACGATTATTAAGGACCTTAAGATAATCGCCGGAATCAAGAAAAAGATAAGTCCACATACCTTTAGGCATTCTTTTGCGACACATTTGTTGGAAAACGGTGCAGACTTAAGGTCCATACAGGCCATGCTGGGCCACGAGAGCATCACCACCACAGAGATTTACGTCCATGTGAATCGCACCTATTTAAAGGAAGTATTGGAAAAATTCCATCCGCGAGCTAGTTATTAA